GCCATCTGCGACGCGACCTGCACACCGCGAACGTCGGTGAGCGCGGGCGCGGCAAAAGCGCTGGCCATGGCGGCCGACAACAGCCAGCCGGCAAATGTTTTGAGCATTTATATTTCTCCATGCACGGGCTAAATCGCCATGCATTTTAATCAAGGATAGCCTCGCGCGGCGGGGTTTTTTGCCCGCCGTTACGTACCGGCCGGCAGGCGCAGTCGGTGCAGTACAATAAGGCCAATAGCGGCGCCTCGCGCCGCACCTTCTCGCAGGGCAGAATCGTATGGTGCTTACCTTTCCCGACAGTCCGTTCAAGCTGCACCAGCCGTTCCCGCCGGCGGGCGACCAGCCGGCGGCGATCGCCCAGCTGGTCGAGGGGCTGTCCGACGGGCTCTCCTACCAGACCCTGCTCGGCGTCACCGGTTCCGGCAAAACGTACACGATGGCCAACGTGATCGCGCAGACCGGCCGGCCGGCGATCGTCATGGCGCACAACAAGACGCTCGCCGCGCAGCTGTACGCCGAGATGCGCGAGTTCTTCCCGGAAAACTCGGTCGAGTACTTCGTCTCCTATTACGATTACTATCAGCCGGAAGCCTACGTCCCGAGCCGCGACTTGTTCATCGAGAAGGATTCGAGCATCAACGAGCACATCGAGCAGATGCGGCTGTCGGCGACCAAGCACCTGTTGGAGCGGGGCGACTGCGTGATCGTCGCGACCGTGTCGGCGATCTACGGTATCGGCGACCCGTCCGAATACCACCAGATGATCCTGCACCTGAAGGAGGGCGAGACGCTCGCGCAGCGCGACATCATCAAGCGGCTGACCGGCATGCAGTACGACCGCAACGAGGTCGACTTCTCGCGTGGCACCTTCCGCGTGCGCGGCGACGTGATCGACATCTTCCCGGCCGAAAGCTCGGAGACCGCCTTGCGCGTCAGCCTGTTCGACGACGAGCTCGAGTCGCTGACGCTGTTCGACCCGCTGACCGGTGCGACCAAGCAGCGCGTCGGCCGCTACACCGTGTTCCCGGCCAGCCACTACGTGACGCCGCGCGACACGGTGCTGAAAGCCTGCGAGAAGATCAAGCTGGAGTTGGCCGAGCGGGTGCAGTGGTACCAGAAGGAAGGCAAGCTGGTCGAGGCGCAGCGCATCGAACAGCGCACGCGCTTCGACCTCGAGATGCTGTACGAGATGGGCTTCTGCAAGGGCATCGAGAACTACTCGCGCCACTTCTCGGGCCGCGGGCCGGGCGAGCCGCCGCCGACGCTGATCGACTACCTGCCGAAGAACGCGCTGATGTTCATCGACGAGAGCCACGTCACCATCGGCCAGGTCGGCGCGATGTACAAGGGCGACGCGGCGAGGAAGCAGAACCTGGTCGACTACGGCTTTAGGCTGCCGTCGGCCGCCGACAACCGGCCGCTGAAGTTCCACGAATTCGAGGCGATGATCCCGCAGACGGTGTTCGTGTCGGCGACGCCGGCCGTCTATGAAAAGGAGCACGCCGGCCAGGTCGTCGAGCAGGTGGTACGTCCGACCGGCCTCATCGACCCGACGATTGAGATCCGGCCGGTCGCGACGCAGGTCGACGACCTGTTGTCCGAGATCAAGCTCCGCATCGACAAGAACGAGCGCGTGCTGGTGACGACGCTGACCAAGCGCATGTCCGAGCAGCTGGCCGACTACTATACCGAGCACGGGTTGAAGGTCAGGTATCTGCACAGCGACATCGATACCGTAGAGCGCGTCGAGATCATCCGCG
This DNA window, taken from Crenobacter cavernae, encodes the following:
- the uvrB gene encoding excinuclease ABC subunit UvrB is translated as MVLTFPDSPFKLHQPFPPAGDQPAAIAQLVEGLSDGLSYQTLLGVTGSGKTYTMANVIAQTGRPAIVMAHNKTLAAQLYAEMREFFPENSVEYFVSYYDYYQPEAYVPSRDLFIEKDSSINEHIEQMRLSATKHLLERGDCVIVATVSAIYGIGDPSEYHQMILHLKEGETLAQRDIIKRLTGMQYDRNEVDFSRGTFRVRGDVIDIFPAESSETALRVSLFDDELESLTLFDPLTGATKQRVGRYTVFPASHYVTPRDTVLKACEKIKLELAERVQWYQKEGKLVEAQRIEQRTRFDLEMLYEMGFCKGIENYSRHFSGRGPGEPPPTLIDYLPKNALMFIDESHVTIGQVGAMYKGDAARKQNLVDYGFRLPSAADNRPLKFHEFEAMIPQTVFVSATPAVYEKEHAGQVVEQVVRPTGLIDPTIEIRPVATQVDDLLSEIKLRIDKNERVLVTTLTKRMSEQLADYYTEHGLKVRYLHSDIDTVERVEIIRDLRLGLFDVLIGINLLREGLDIPEVSLVAILDADKEGFLRSERSLIQTIGRAARNVNGRALLYADRITDSMKRAIDETERRRAKQIAFNLENGITPKSVTKRIKDLIDGVYSNADDKKELKEAARVAMLDEKSLAKEIKRLEKDMMEAARNLEFEKAAKLRDQLKALKEHAWANPL